The following are from one region of the Trichoderma breve strain T069 chromosome 5, whole genome shotgun sequence genome:
- a CDS encoding protein-tyrosine phosphatase domain-containing protein, which translates to MHDSRAGDRTPVHYTVRTHTIPSPAPITSHSHSLSQSSRTGKTGMSTTPASSPRASHSVGQNHPPKLSPLRPDMRPPSPNYFGLVVDSSHDPRDSSGLGNNWSPASSSVKSFAAALPRPIEATNPDFEAFRRQIDINRGGRSFALPTSHYVQPTSNPALTRPRVPRAHTHASDTGSENSFPRLSLPRDRPSSRMDVDQDSLHDSAYLTNLPRFESPMPMDPMQSQATPARSENTTTQLTMTEHRPQPPSPNPPLTPLTRAATMPIKLEPGQPSLITAETLKDLLEAEDEDDILLLDIRSSTNYATSRIQGALNLCIPTTLLKRNTYNTEKLQQTFQDSSAGDKFATWKDVERIIVYDSHSSDARDTVAAQNMIKKFTNEKYLGETAILRGGFQKFQSLFPSFVDKSSTVPVNPDGGGFPGAMRGLAPVIGGVSLPTSMNPFFSNIRQNMDLADGVGQLDVAWPHGLESDVLPLWLRDAAAPQDHGKRVSDFFLRIEMEEKTPMNGRVQLSGVEKGGKNRYKDILPFEHARVKLQDKPLGACDYINASHLSASRSNKKYIASQGPLPATFEDFWSVIWEQDVRVIVMLTAESEGGQLKCHTYWKDREYGPIKLKQLSEKKASLDLDKHRSAATQTSNASSRKPTPQEQSEPTFVTIRKFALTHSSHPFAPIREITHLHFSSWPDFGTPAQPSHLLALVELANVMQRAALPVETASIMGSSKIANDIASIQWYDEPEADSASRPMLVHCSAGCGRTGAFCTVDSVIDMMKRQRLAKLPGGQPNAREAEEDTQMMDFDEAISPMTNREMSFKFNTDHEMGFKFNTDPEPRPQDAGVEHSSVDGSWVRDDSVDLIQKTVEDFREQRLSMVQSLRQYVLCYETVLEWVHRLHDRGAGASAGKRPRSESYQFS; encoded by the exons ATGCACGACTCTCGGGCTGGCGACCGGACGCCTGTCCACTACACCGTTAGGACTCACACGATACCATCGCCAGCTCCCATCacctctcactctcactccCTCTCGCAGTCATCTCGCACCGGCAAGACTGGCATGTCGACGACTCCCGCTTCTTCGCCCCGCGCCTCCCATTCCGTCGGCCAGAACCATCCTCCCAAGCTGTCTCCGTTGCGGCCCGACATGAGGCCACCGAGTCCCAACTACTTTGGACTCGTTGTCGATTCGTCCCACGACCCTCGAGATTCGTCTGGCCTGGGCAACAACTGGAGTCCGGCCTCGTCGTCAGTCAAGTCCTTTGCTGCCGCTCTTCCTAGACCTATCGAAGCCACCAATCCCGACTTTGAGGCCTTCAGGAGACAGATTGATATAAACAGGGGCGGCAGGTCGTTTGCCCTGCCGACTTCACATTACGTCCAGCCCACATCCAACCCCGCCCTCACTCGCCCACGAGTGCCTAGAGCGCATACTCATGCGAGCGATACGGGCTCAGAGAACTCCTTTCCTCGCCTAAGCTTGCCAAGAGACCGCCCGTCAAGTCGTATGGATGTTGACCAGGATAGTCTCCATGACTCTGCATAT CTCACTAACCTCCCGAGATTCGAGTCCCCGATGCCAATGGACCCCATGCAGTCTCAGGCGACGCCGGCTCGATCTGAGAACACAACCACCCAACTCACAATGACTGAGCACAGGCCCCAGCCTCCTTCACCTAATCCGCCATTGACGCCCTTGACGAGGGCTGCGACAATGCCCATTAAGCTGGAGCCCGGGCAACCATCATTGATCACTGCAGAAACTCTCAAGGACCTACTTGaggccgaggatgaggacgacatCTTGCTGTTGGACATACGGTCTTCAACAAACTACGCCACGTCCCGAATCCAGGGAGCTCTCAACCTGTGCATCCCCACCACTCTCCTGAAGCGTAATACATACAACACCGAAAAGTTGCAACAGACCTTCCAAGACAGCTCGGCAGGAGACAAGTTTGCCACCTGGAAGGACGTAGAAAGGATCATTGTGTACGATTCTCACTCGTCGGATGCGCGTGACACCGTTGCGGCCCAGAATATGATTAAGAAGTTTACAAATGAGAAATACCTCGGAGAGACTGCCATTCTCAGAGGTGGCTTCCAAAAGTTCCAAAGCTTGTTCCCCAGCTTTGTCGATAAGTCCTCGACCGTGCCGGTGAACCCCGACGGCGGTGGTTTTCCAGGTGCTATGAGAGGCCTTGCTCCTGTCATTGGTGGCGTCAGCCTACCAACGTCCATGAaccctttcttctccaataTCAGACAGAACATGGACTTGGCGGATGGCGTCGGCCAGTTGGACGTTGCTTGGCCTCATGGGCTGGAGTCCGACGTGCTTCCTCTGTGGCTTCGCGATGCGGCAGCCCCGCAAGACCACGGTAAACGTGTGTCGGATTTCTTTTTGCGgattgagatggaagagaagactC CCATGAACGGCCGGGTGCAACTCTCGGGTGTTGAGAAGGGCGGCAAGAACCGCTACAAGGACATTCTCCCCTTTGAGCATGCGCGTGTCAAGCTTCAGGACAAACCCCTAGGAGCTTGTGACTACATCAATGCCAGTCATCTCAGTGCGTCGAGGAGCAACAAGAAATATATTGCGAGCCAGGGCCCCCTGCCTGCTACTTTCGAG GATTTCTGGTCGGTCATCTGGGAACAGGATGTGCGCGTTATTGTCATGTTGACGGCCGAATCTGAAGGAGGCCAACTAAAGTGCCACACGTATTGGAAGGATCGCGAATATGGGCCCATCAAGCTGAAGCAGCTCTCCGAGAAGAAGGCATCACTTGACCTCGACAAGCATCGTTCTGCCGCCACGCAGACCAGCAACGCATCATCGA GAAAGCCTACTCCCCAAGAGCAATCTGAGCCGACCTTTGTCACCATTCGCAAGTTTGCTCTCACGCATTCTTCTCACCCCTTTGCTCCCATTAGAGAGATCACTCATCTCCacttctcttcttggcccGATTTTGGCACGCCGGCTCAGCCGTCTCACCTTCTTGCCTTGGTAGAGCTCGCCAACGTCATGCAGCGTGCGGCTCTCCCAGTCGAGACGGCCTCGATTATGGGGTCCAGCAAGATTGCCAATGACATTGCGTCGATTCAGTGGTACGACGAGCCCGAGGCTGACAGCGCAAGCCGTCCCATGCTCGTTCACTGCTCGGCTGGATGTGGCAGGACGGGAGCGTTTTGCACTGTGGACAGTGTGATTGATATGATGAAGCGCCAGCGgctggccaagctgccagGCGGACAACCTAATGCTCgggaggcagaggaagacACGCAAATGATGGACTTTGATGAGGCCATCTCCCCTATGACCAACAGGGAGATGAGCTTCAAGTTTAACACGGACCACGAGATGGGCTTCAAGTTCAACACGGATCCCGAGCCAAGGCCTCAGGATGCAGGCGTGGAGCACTCATCTGTCGACGGGTCTTGGGTGCGAGACGATTCGGTTGATTTGATCCAAAAGACGGTAGAGGACTTTCGCGAGCAGAGACTCAGCATGGTCCAGAGCCTACGACAGTATGTATTGTGTTACGAGACGGTGTTGGAATGGGTCCACCGATTGCATGACAGAGGCGCCGGCGCCAGTGCTGGCAAAAGACCTCGCAGCGAGAGCTACCAGTTCTCATGA